In the genome of Dethiobacter alkaliphilus AHT 1, one region contains:
- a CDS encoding gamma carbonic anhydrase family protein, which produces MIYKYLDYEPKVAEDVFLAPGVHIIGRVEIKEGSSIWFNTVVRGDINEIKIGRFTNIQDNSMIHVDGAYPTVIGDHVLVGHKAILHGCTVGDGALIGMGATLLDGAKVGENALVGAGALVREGGEIPAGTLAVGSPAKVVRELKPEEIDRIRRVTEIYAQRAQEYRKTLKEIR; this is translated from the coding sequence ATGATCTATAAATACCTGGACTATGAGCCTAAAGTGGCAGAAGATGTGTTTCTTGCGCCCGGGGTACATATTATCGGCCGAGTGGAAATAAAAGAAGGCAGCAGCATCTGGTTTAATACTGTGGTGCGGGGAGATATAAATGAAATTAAAATCGGGCGCTTCACCAATATCCAGGATAATTCCATGATTCATGTAGACGGTGCCTACCCAACGGTGATCGGTGATCATGTGCTGGTGGGCCATAAGGCCATTTTGCATGGCTGTACCGTGGGAGACGGTGCACTGATCGGCATGGGTGCCACGCTTTTAGACGGGGCCAAGGTGGGAGAGAATGCCCTGGTTGGAGCAGGGGCGCTGGTGCGGGAAGGCGGTGAGATACCTGCCGGCACTTTGGCTGTGGGTTCTCCGGCCAAAGTGGTGAGAGAACTAAAGCCGGAGGAGATTGACCGCATACGACGGGTCACAGAAATCTATGCCCAGCGAGCCCAGGAGTATCGTAAAACACTTAAAGAAATACGCTAG
- a CDS encoding acyl-CoA dehydratase activase-related protein produces MRVGIPMTLSFFTFYPLWKPFFEGLGAEVVVSPISNKALLDEGVKETVNDACVPIKLLHGHVSALKDKVDILFLPRLVSLDGKNTLCPKFLGLPDMVRYSISELPEIIENRLDMKKSRFELYRFMFRVGQRFTDNKLQILRAIWQARYNFSRYRKLLLHGLTPAEAFPLLESGEEPDKAAETGDAIKLAVLGYPYALYDNYVSVGLLKKLKEHGVNVVTPEMVSEKDLKKMSKTLPKNLFWYYSNRVVWAAQHYLRDQTVDGMIHVTAFGCGPDAMTNRLIELEAKENSQIPLMSITIDEHTGEAGVATRVEAFVDLLKRKKGIL; encoded by the coding sequence ATGCGAGTCGGAATTCCAATGACATTGTCATTTTTTACGTTCTATCCTCTCTGGAAACCGTTTTTTGAGGGATTGGGTGCGGAAGTAGTGGTTTCACCCATCTCCAACAAAGCACTTCTGGATGAAGGGGTTAAAGAAACAGTAAACGATGCCTGTGTCCCTATTAAGCTGTTACACGGACACGTATCTGCATTAAAAGACAAAGTAGATATTCTGTTTCTGCCCCGCTTGGTTTCTCTGGATGGGAAAAACACACTGTGTCCAAAATTTTTGGGCCTTCCTGATATGGTGAGATATTCCATTTCTGAACTGCCGGAAATCATAGAAAACCGGTTGGACATGAAAAAGAGCAGGTTTGAATTGTATCGCTTTATGTTCCGGGTGGGGCAGCGGTTTACAGATAATAAGCTGCAAATCCTGCGGGCAATCTGGCAGGCAAGGTATAATTTTTCCCGCTACAGGAAATTATTATTACATGGTTTGACTCCCGCCGAGGCGTTTCCGCTTTTGGAAAGTGGGGAAGAGCCTGACAAGGCGGCGGAAACCGGGGATGCTATAAAGCTGGCGGTACTGGGTTATCCATATGCTCTCTATGACAATTATGTCAGCGTGGGCTTATTGAAGAAGCTGAAGGAACATGGTGTTAATGTTGTGACACCGGAGATGGTTTCGGAAAAAGATTTGAAAAAGATGAGCAAAACGTTGCCCAAGAATCTTTTCTGGTATTATAGCAACCGGGTGGTTTGGGCTGCTCAGCATTACTTGCGCGACCAAACGGTGGACGGTATGATTCATGTGACGGCCTTTGGCTGTGGCCCCGATGCCATGACCAACAGGCTCATTGAACTGGAAGCAAAGGAAAACAGTCAGATCCCCTTGATGTCCATTACCATTGACGAGCACACCGGGGAAGCCGGTGTGGCTACACGGGTGGAAGCTTTTGTGGACCTTTTAAAAAGAAAGAAGGGGATACTATGA
- a CDS encoding acyl-CoA dehydratase activase yields the protein MDAYLGIDVGSVSTNMVIINEEGQVLANLYMRTQGQPIKAVQEGMRKVEEEIRGKNVEICGVGTTGSARTLTGVIVGADTVKNEITAHAVAASFMVPDVQTVLEIGGQDSKIILLRDGIVVDFAMNTVCAAGTGSFLDHQAERLNTPIEEFGSLALQSKGPVRIAGRCSVFAESDMIHKQQMGHSAPDIIAGLCDALVRNYLNNVGKGKEILSPVVFQGGVAANVGIRAAFEKALGVDIVIPEHYSVMGAVGAALLAKSTAKEKQKTDFRGFAVSEMDYQASSFECQSCPNLCEIVNISVDDEILARWGGRCGKWETLQKTG from the coding sequence ATGGATGCATACTTAGGCATTGATGTTGGCTCGGTAAGTACCAATATGGTAATTATCAATGAAGAAGGCCAGGTGCTGGCCAATCTGTACATGCGCACCCAGGGACAGCCCATTAAAGCTGTACAGGAAGGGATGCGCAAGGTTGAAGAGGAAATCAGAGGCAAGAATGTTGAGATATGTGGTGTGGGAACCACCGGTAGTGCCCGGACTTTAACCGGTGTTATTGTGGGTGCCGACACTGTGAAGAATGAGATCACCGCCCATGCGGTGGCAGCTTCGTTTATGGTGCCCGATGTTCAGACCGTTCTTGAAATCGGTGGACAGGATTCCAAAATTATATTGCTGCGGGACGGCATTGTTGTGGATTTTGCCATGAATACCGTCTGTGCCGCGGGAACCGGCTCATTTCTTGACCATCAGGCAGAACGGCTCAACACACCTATTGAGGAGTTTGGCTCCCTGGCACTGCAAAGCAAGGGGCCGGTGCGAATTGCCGGACGCTGTTCCGTTTTTGCCGAGTCGGACATGATCCACAAACAGCAGATGGGGCACTCTGCTCCAGATATTATCGCCGGGCTTTGTGACGCGCTGGTGCGCAATTACCTAAACAATGTAGGTAAGGGTAAGGAAATCCTTTCCCCCGTTGTATTTCAGGGCGGCGTGGCGGCTAATGTGGGGATCAGGGCGGCGTTTGAAAAGGCGCTGGGTGTAGACATCGTTATCCCGGAGCACTATAGTGTGATGGGTGCTGTTGGTGCTGCGCTTTTAGCAAAATCTACGGCCAAAGAAAAACAAAAAACAGATTTCCGCGGCTTTGCTGTCTCGGAGATGGACTATCAGGCGTCTAGTTTTGAGTGTCAGAGCTGCCCCAACTTATGCGAGATTGTTAATATTTCCGTGGATGATGAGATTCTGGCCCGCTGGGGTGGAAGATGCGGTAAGTGGGAGACGCTGCAGAAAACAGGGTAG
- a CDS encoding GntR family transcriptional regulator — translation MWYYVDPHSGVPIYVQLKEQVKKAVAGGVLKPGEQLPSVRELALKLTVNPNTVAKVYQELEREGVIRVARGLGTFVAEREEDFGGVQEAALDKALETLFVEAYQLGASPAVLQEKFAKKMAVWQDRLKGEDE, via the coding sequence ATGTGGTATTATGTGGATCCGCACAGTGGAGTTCCAATCTATGTACAACTTAAAGAGCAGGTAAAAAAAGCGGTGGCCGGCGGTGTGTTAAAGCCGGGAGAACAGCTGCCTTCCGTCCGTGAACTGGCGCTAAAGCTTACGGTAAATCCCAATACCGTTGCCAAGGTATACCAGGAGTTGGAGCGGGAGGGTGTTATCAGGGTGGCCAGAGGCCTGGGCACTTTTGTGGCAGAGCGGGAAGAGGACTTTGGAGGAGTGCAGGAAGCCGCTTTGGATAAGGCGTTGGAAACTTTGTTTGTAGAAGCATATCAGTTGGGGGCTTCGCCGGCTGTGCTGCAAGAAAAGTTTGCAAAAAAAATGGCGGTCTGGCAGGACCGGTTAAAGGGGGAGGATGAGTAA
- a CDS encoding ABC transporter ATP-binding protein, translating into MHWAIDLQGLQKTFGEKVAVEDLTLQIPEGSIFGFLGPNGAGKTTTIKMMLGLLRPDQGGGKILGHDIAQHSVALRQKVGYVAEVQSLYEYMSVEGILEFCRPFYPKWNRQIADKYLKFFDLPKKQQIKNLSKGMKTQLALVIAMAPEPELLILDEPTSGLDAINRQEFLRIVLEELAVQGRTVFFSSHLLHDVERIADHVAIINQGRLIEVRDVDQLKTTVKKIRIVFQHEPKDDLFSFPGVVNVVKEGSAYVVSVEDNLQEILQRFKSVPHFTLDVIDRNLEDIFIEKERGDS; encoded by the coding sequence ATGCACTGGGCAATTGACCTGCAGGGATTGCAAAAAACGTTCGGGGAAAAAGTAGCGGTGGAAGATTTGACGCTTCAGATACCGGAAGGCAGCATCTTTGGTTTTCTTGGCCCAAACGGGGCGGGTAAGACCACAACCATAAAAATGATGCTTGGGTTGCTACGACCTGACCAGGGTGGCGGGAAAATCCTCGGTCATGATATTGCGCAGCACTCCGTGGCATTGCGGCAGAAGGTTGGTTATGTGGCAGAGGTGCAGAGTCTGTATGAATATATGTCGGTGGAGGGGATTTTGGAATTTTGCCGTCCTTTTTATCCAAAGTGGAACAGACAGATTGCCGACAAGTATCTTAAATTTTTTGACCTGCCCAAAAAGCAACAGATAAAAAATCTGTCTAAGGGGATGAAAACCCAGCTGGCGCTGGTGATTGCCATGGCTCCCGAGCCGGAATTGCTGATACTGGATGAGCCCACATCAGGACTTGACGCTATCAATCGGCAGGAATTTTTGCGAATTGTGTTGGAGGAGCTGGCGGTGCAGGGAAGAACCGTTTTCTTTTCTTCCCACCTGCTGCATGATGTGGAGCGGATTGCAGATCATGTGGCCATCATAAATCAGGGTAGGCTAATAGAGGTCCGTGATGTGGATCAGCTAAAGACTACAGTAAAGAAGATACGAATTGTTTTTCAGCATGAACCTAAAGATGATTTGTTTTCCTTTCCGGGAGTTGTTAATGTGGTAAAAGAGGGAAGTGCGTACGTGGTGTCGGTGGAAGATAATCTGCAGGAGATTCTGCAGCGTTTTAAAAGCGTACCTCACTTTACTCTGGATGTAATCGACCGTAACCTGGAGGACATCTTTATCGAGAAAGAGCGGGGTGATAGCTGA
- a CDS encoding ABC transporter permease, producing the protein MSKTLIAKEFRENRWKLVLGLIVMSLLSLSLPLMYDTIIGMYEGFGDLGWIAELIPPQIMGSFSAFLWSQWNAKNLYQIGTIVVILLGMSTIAGEVSNKTISFLLTRPISRRAVFFSKVIAGSLMLWLIIAVSTGVMILYAVLARPEVVEVGRLFVATLITGVGLTTIYLFTVFVSTLLDDSVKAAGVAAVVLLVNSVLGWFNATRVYSIFTHMGGAEYFLGGVFPVWPVLIMLVLSGVFLMTGMNMLERKEF; encoded by the coding sequence ATGAGTAAGACCCTCATAGCCAAGGAGTTCAGGGAGAACCGCTGGAAACTTGTTTTGGGGCTCATTGTGATGTCTTTGCTTTCGTTATCACTGCCACTGATGTATGACACAATCATAGGGATGTATGAAGGTTTTGGCGATTTGGGGTGGATTGCCGAGCTGATTCCACCACAAATCATGGGTAGTTTCTCCGCATTCCTGTGGAGCCAGTGGAATGCCAAGAATTTATACCAGATAGGTACCATTGTGGTTATTCTTTTAGGCATGAGCACAATAGCCGGGGAGGTTAGCAATAAGACCATCAGCTTCCTGTTGACCAGGCCCATTTCCCGCCGTGCTGTATTTTTCAGTAAGGTAATAGCGGGGTCGCTTATGCTGTGGTTAATTATTGCAGTGTCTACCGGAGTCATGATTCTGTATGCAGTACTTGCCAGGCCGGAGGTTGTAGAGGTTGGCCGCTTATTTGTAGCCACACTAATAACCGGTGTGGGTCTGACCACCATTTATCTGTTTACCGTATTTGTTTCCACATTGTTGGATGATTCGGTGAAGGCTGCTGGGGTGGCGGCAGTGGTGCTTTTGGTTAACTCAGTTCTGGGGTGGTTTAATGCCACCAGAGTATATTCTATTTTTACCCATATGGGTGGTGCCGAGTATTTCCTTGGAGGCGTTTTCCCCGTTTGGCCGGTTTTGATTATGCTGGTGTTAAGTGGAGTATTCCTGATGACGGGGATGAATATGTTGGAAAGAAAAGAATTTTAA
- a CDS encoding YbjQ family protein, whose translation MLLTTTDLKVDYTVLGIVRGNRVKAVHLGKDIMASIRKITGGDVSEYGDLMTEVRDGATEDMIAEAENLGANAIVGMRYSSSTISTGIAEIYVYGTAVKI comes from the coding sequence ATGCTGCTGACCACAACAGATTTAAAGGTTGATTACACGGTGTTGGGAATTGTGCGCGGTAACCGGGTTAAGGCTGTTCATTTGGGAAAGGACATTATGGCTTCCATTCGCAAGATAACCGGTGGGGATGTATCTGAGTACGGCGACCTGATGACCGAGGTGCGTGACGGTGCCACAGAAGATATGATTGCTGAAGCGGAAAATCTGGGAGCTAATGCCATTGTGGGGATGCGTTATTCATCGTCCACCATTTCCACAGGAATCGCAGAAATCTATGTTTATGGTACAGCGGTTAAAATATAA
- a CDS encoding helix-turn-helix transcriptional regulator, whose translation MSELLGRRLRALRRLKRLTQHDLASEVGISVSMLSTIERGSKYPRVDLIKKFARVLDVPLEDLFVLPENNVAKHS comes from the coding sequence ATGTCCGAACTGTTAGGGCGCCGTCTGCGGGCATTACGCAGGTTAAAAAGATTAACACAGCATGATCTGGCCAGTGAGGTAGGGATTTCGGTCAGTATGCTTTCCACAATTGAAAGGGGTAGTAAATATCCCAGGGTTGATTTGATAAAAAAGTTTGCGCGCGTCCTGGACGTGCCGCTGGAAGACCTCTTTGTGTTGCCTGAAAACAACGTGGCAAAGCACTCGTAA
- the dusB gene encoding tRNA dihydrouridine synthase DusB, whose protein sequence is MQIGSLALQNKVILAPLAGVTDSSFRILAREMGCALVFTEMISAKGAVCAPEQTLKIARFTAQERPIGIQLFGSDPEIFARATELCNGQAPDLLDINMGCPVKKVAGKGEGCALMRDPDKAYAITKAVCDAATMPVTVKMRKGWDDSEVNAVEVALAVQEAGAAAVTVHGRTRAQGYSGRADWSVIARVKEALRVPVVGNGDIWEPQDAQRMLQQTGCDAVMLARGVLGNLWLIRRTVHYLETGELLPEPEMAERVRLACRHLKMVVDEKGEYMGVREMRKHMAWYLKGMRGAAQVRNEIMRAKTKEEMTAILENLPGQ, encoded by the coding sequence ATGCAGATTGGTAGCCTGGCATTGCAGAATAAAGTAATACTTGCTCCCTTGGCCGGAGTAACAGACAGCAGTTTTCGTATTTTGGCCCGGGAGATGGGATGTGCGCTGGTTTTTACGGAAATGATCAGTGCCAAAGGTGCGGTATGCGCTCCGGAGCAGACGTTGAAAATTGCCCGTTTTACTGCGCAAGAGCGCCCCATTGGTATTCAACTGTTTGGCAGCGATCCGGAAATTTTTGCCCGGGCCACCGAGCTCTGTAACGGGCAGGCTCCGGACCTTTTGGATATTAATATGGGTTGTCCTGTAAAAAAGGTGGCCGGCAAAGGCGAAGGGTGTGCCTTAATGCGGGATCCCGATAAAGCATATGCCATCACCAAAGCGGTTTGCGACGCTGCGACCATGCCTGTGACGGTGAAAATGCGCAAGGGATGGGACGATTCTGAGGTAAACGCGGTTGAGGTGGCTTTGGCCGTACAGGAAGCAGGTGCTGCCGCTGTTACGGTTCATGGGCGCACCCGGGCGCAGGGATACAGCGGCAGGGCAGACTGGTCGGTAATTGCCCGTGTGAAAGAGGCTCTGCGTGTTCCGGTGGTTGGGAACGGGGATATCTGGGAACCGCAGGATGCACAAAGAATGCTGCAGCAAACAGGTTGTGATGCGGTAATGTTGGCCCGCGGCGTGTTGGGAAATCTCTGGTTAATCCGTAGGACGGTGCATTACCTGGAAACCGGAGAACTGCTGCCGGAGCCGGAAATGGCTGAACGGGTACGACTGGCCTGTCGGCATCTGAAGATGGTTGTAGATGAAAAAGGTGAATACATGGGAGTGCGTGAAATGCGCAAGCACATGGCCTGGTATCTAAAAGGGATGCGCGGAGCAGCTCAGGTCCGCAATGAAATTATGCGGGCCAAAACAAAAGAGGAAATGACGGCGATATTGGAGAACCTGCCCGGACAATAA
- a CDS encoding helix-turn-helix domain-containing protein: MEFVRIGEKLINVAKIDEIVRRIVKMRSEGLSQQEVAAKLQLDRTFISRLESIGSVRKGGCLGLMAFPVENKEELNDLADRYGIEQRLILSDNERWQLVKGGSGIDFFNHAISIIEQFQQCDIVLVFCSAKWNRLAAALLDNEVLTTEIGPSPITGDVYVNPQNVENMLKPFMQDSYGEGKR; the protein is encoded by the coding sequence ATGGAGTTTGTGCGAATTGGTGAAAAACTTATTAACGTGGCAAAAATAGATGAAATTGTGCGCCGTATAGTGAAGATGCGCAGCGAAGGATTGTCGCAGCAGGAAGTTGCGGCCAAATTGCAACTGGACAGGACATTTATTTCGCGCCTGGAGTCCATTGGCAGTGTAAGGAAGGGCGGTTGCCTGGGCCTCATGGCTTTTCCGGTGGAAAACAAGGAAGAGCTGAATGATTTGGCCGACCGCTATGGTATTGAACAGCGCCTGATTTTATCAGACAATGAACGCTGGCAGCTGGTTAAGGGCGGCAGCGGTATAGACTTTTTTAACCATGCCATTAGCATAATCGAGCAGTTTCAGCAGTGTGACATAGTTTTAGTATTTTGTTCGGCAAAATGGAACCGTCTGGCGGCGGCACTTTTGGATAATGAAGTGTTGACCACGGAAATTGGGCCTTCGCCCATTACCGGCGATGTTTATGTGAATCCACAAAATGTGGAGAATATGCTAAAGCCGTTTATGCAGGACAGCTATGGGGAGGGAAAACGGTGA
- a CDS encoding PASTA domain-containing protein: protein MKQVISISLGSSKRNHAVEVEMAGELCRVERIGTDGDMAKMVEMISRLDGKVDAFGLGGMDLYVYAGQTRYILRDAKNVVRAAKLSPIVDGSGLKNTLERKVIEYLLEQTEILNENTKVLMMSGADRFGMAQALDAAGCRLTLGDLVFTVGIPVPLRSLQALEKVARLLAPFICQLPLSMLYPTGKKQEENKPKASGLFAEADVIAGDFHFIRRYMPENMKNKTIITNTTTSDDVALLKERGVATLITTTPELNGRSFGTNVMEALLVALSGKDRELDSGEYEALLDAVNFVPRITNLNEV from the coding sequence GTGAAGCAAGTTATTAGTATCAGTCTTGGTTCCTCTAAGCGGAACCATGCGGTGGAAGTGGAAATGGCAGGAGAGCTGTGCCGGGTGGAAAGAATCGGTACCGACGGTGATATGGCCAAAATGGTGGAGATGATCTCCAGGCTGGATGGTAAGGTTGATGCTTTCGGGCTTGGCGGTATGGATCTATATGTATATGCCGGTCAGACGCGCTACATTCTGCGCGATGCCAAAAACGTGGTGCGGGCTGCAAAGCTTTCCCCCATTGTTGACGGCTCCGGGTTAAAGAATACCCTGGAGCGGAAAGTAATTGAATATTTACTTGAACAGACTGAAATTCTAAATGAAAATACAAAGGTGCTGATGATGTCCGGCGCAGACCGGTTTGGCATGGCACAGGCCCTTGATGCGGCCGGTTGCAGGTTAACTTTGGGTGATTTGGTATTTACGGTGGGGATTCCGGTTCCTTTGCGCTCACTGCAGGCGCTGGAAAAGGTGGCACGATTACTTGCTCCGTTTATCTGTCAGCTTCCCTTATCCATGTTGTATCCCACAGGGAAAAAACAGGAGGAAAACAAGCCTAAAGCCTCCGGACTGTTTGCCGAGGCTGATGTTATTGCAGGGGATTTCCATTTTATCCGGCGGTACATGCCGGAGAATATGAAAAACAAAACAATCATCACAAACACCACCACCAGTGATGATGTGGCCCTGTTAAAAGAGCGTGGCGTTGCAACCCTTATCACCACAACTCCTGAATTAAACGGGCGCTCCTTTGGCACCAATGTGATGGAGGCGCTTTTGGTGGCTCTGTCGGGTAAAGATCGCGAGCTGGATTCAGGGGAGTATGAAGCGTTACTTGATGCGGTAAATTTTGTCCCGCGTATTACAAATTTGAATGAGGTATAG